A genomic segment from Thermothielavioides terrestris NRRL 8126 chromosome 4, complete sequence encodes:
- a CDS encoding 60S ribosomal protein L1, whose protein sequence is MSKITVAGVRQNVAELLDYSNNTKKRNFLETVELQIGLKNYDPQRDKRFSGTVKLPTIPRPNMSICILGDQHDIDRAKHGGVDAMSADDLKKLNKNKKLIKKLARKYDAFIASDALIKQIPRLLGPGLSKAGKFPTPVSHADDLSNKINEVKSTVKFQLKKVLCMGVAVGNVGMTQEQLVANIMLAINYLVSLLKKGWQNVGSLTIKATMSPPKRLY, encoded by the exons ATGTCCAAGATCACCGTCG CCGGTGTGCGTCAGAACGTTGCTGAGCTGCTCGACTACAGCAACAACACGAAGAAGCGCAACTTCCTGGAGACTGTTGA GCTCCAGATTGGCCTCAAGAACTATGACCCCCAGCGTGACAAGCGGTTCTCGGGCACCGTCAAGCTGCCGACCATCCCCCGCCCGAACATGAGCATCTGCATTCTGGGTGACCAGCACGATATCGACCGTGCCAAGCACGGCGGTGTCGATGCCATGAGCGCCGACGACCTGAAGAAGCTCAACAAGAACAAGAAGCTCATCAAGAAGCTGGCTCGCAAGTACGACGCCTTTATCGCTTCCGACGCCTTGATCAAGCAGATCCCCCGTCTGCTGGGTCCTGGTCTCTCCAAGG CCGGCAAATTCCCCACCCCCGTCTCGCACGCCGACGACCTCTCCAACAAGATCAACGAGGTCAAGTCGACGGTCAAGTTCCAGCTGAAGAAGGTGCTGTGCATGGGTGTCGCTGTCGGCAACGTCGGCATGACCCAGGAGCAGCTGGTCGCCAACATCATGCTGGCCATCAACTACCTGGTCTCGCTGCTGAAGAAGGGCTGGCAGAACGTGGGTAGCCTGACCATCAAGGCTACCATGTCGCCTCCCAAGCGCCTCTACTAA